The genomic window GAAATTCTGTAGCTAATTTAGCTGTTGTTAATTTGTACAAAACAATTGGTAAAAGCCATCCAATTAATATATTTACGGCAAATCATCTAATTTTAAAAAATGAATATCGCATTAAGTGTTTTTAATTGGAGTGGCGGAAAAGATAGTTGCTTAGCGCTACACCATATTTTACAAAATCAACTTTTCGATATCAAATATTTGCTTACTACAGTAAGCCAAGCCTACAATCGGGTAAGTATGCACGGCGTACGCGAAAGCCTTTTGGTTAAACAGGCAAATAGTTTAGGCCTTCCGCTGTATCAGGTAAAGTTACCAGAGCTACCAGATATGGCTACCTACGAATTAGAGATGAACAAGCACCTTACCTTGCTTAAAGCCCAAGGCATTACACATGCTATATTTGGCGATTTATTCTTGGCAGATCTAAAGGCTTATCGGGAAAGCAAACTCGCCGAAATAGGATTAACAGCCGAATTTCCATTATGGAAAAGAGATACCACAGCAGTATTAAAAGAATTTATTTCGCTCGGCTACAAAACCATTGTAGTATGTGCACAGCAAGGCCTCGAAAATTTTTGCGGCCGCATCATAGATGAGCATTTTATTGATGAGCTTCCGGCAGGCATAGATCCATGCGGCGAAAACGGAGAGTTCCATACTTTCGTGTTTGATGGCCCTTTATTTAAAAAGCCAATAAATTTCACTTTGGGAGAAAAAATATTCAAAACCTTTGCGGCACCTAATGGAGAAACAGAACAAGGATATTGGTACATAGATTTAATTGACGATGAAGCAACAGCAAAATGAGGAAATGAGTAATAAGCCCTGCATCTTCTAAGCTCCTACTTTTCAATTTTCTCGCTACTTATATCCCACTGCCGACTTCAAATTCCTCACAACCCCAAAAACCTTACAACCTACAGTGCTTAAAAGTTGCAAATACTTAATTTGATACTAATTTAGCATGACTATTGCGCTTGCCTGTAAAAACGCGTTTCAAAAATCCTACAAAATTTAGTTGAAACCCAATTACAGGTTAATTGCATAACCTATCTACATTAATGACAGCACCAAGTATTAAAAGAAGCAAGCAACTTACCCAAAACTATTTTCAGTTCTTGGACAAACACATTATGGAAGTGGCTGTAGGAAAAGCAACCAGCTTCATGGAAATTAACCAAATTGCCAGCGAGTTATTTGTTTCTCACAAACATTTAACAGATACTGTACAGCAAGAAACAGGTAACCACCCCTGCCACTTCTACGATCTTAAAATTATTGAGCAGGCAAAACAAATGCTCACAAATACCAACCAATCTATTTCGGAAATTGCAAGGTTACTTACCTACGACCCCTCTAACTTTCTAAAATTTTTCAAGAAAATGGAGGGAAAAACACCAGGGCAATTCAGAAATGAAAGCAGAAAATAAAATTCCGAAAAGCTCACCACGATATTTTTTTCGGGAATAAAGACCTTTACAAATAATTATTATCTAACTATAAAAATTGAAAAAATGAGCAGAAACGACGTAAATGGAAAAGTGGTTCTTATTGCTGGTGGCGGTAAAAACTTAGGCGCATTATTAAGCAAAGATTTTGCGGCTAAAGGTGCAAAACTAGCTATACACTACAACAGCGAGAGTTCTAAAGCAGAAAGTGAAAAAACTTTAGCCGAAGTAAAAGCTATGGGTGCAGAGGCTTTCTTGTTTCAGGCCGACTTAACTAAAGTAGACAACATTGCCAAACTATTTGATGAAACCATTGCCAAATTTGGAGGGGTTGACATTGCCATTAACACTGTAGGTATGGTACTAAAGAAACCATTTACAGAAACTACAGAGGCAGAGTACGACGTGATGTTTGGCGTAAATTCAAAATCAGCTTATTTCTTTTTGCAAGAAGCGGGCAAAAAAATAAACGATAATGGTAAAATCTGTACCATAGTTACTTCTTTGTTAGCAGCCTATACTGGTTTATATTCTACTTATGCGGGCGCCAAAGCTCCTGTTGAGCATTTTACTAGAGCAGCTTCTAAAGAATTTGGCGCCAGAGGTATTTCGGTAACTGCGGTAGCACCAGGCCCAATGGATACGCCTTTCTTCTACGGTCAAGAAAGTGAGGATGCTGTTGCCTACCACAAATCAGCTTCGGCATTGGGTGGCCTAACAGATATTAAAGACATTGCACCGTTGGTAGAGTTTTTAGTAACCGAAGGATGGTGGATTACCGGACAAACCATTTTTGCAAATGGCGGATATACGACTAGGTAAAATCAATTTAAATTAACACGAGAAAGGTAGGCAACACGTTTGTTTACCTTTTTCTTATCAACAACAAACTATGGCTATAAAAATATTAAACTCCATTTTAATACTCGTTGCAGTATTTATGGGCTTAAAACAAGGCTGGGCAATGCTATCTAGCAAACCAGAAATGCTAGAAATGTTTAGCAAGTGGAATTTTTCTAAAACAGCAATAATGGTTAACGGAGCTGTAACTATAATAGCAGCCTTGTTAATTTTGTTTCCCAAGACTTTTGTATGGGGCAATTTTTTAATGGCCGCAGGCATTTTAATGATCATTTGCCTGCAGTTGTGGCACAAAGATTTAAAGGGGGCGGCAATAGAAATTCCATTCTTATTGCTTAACCTCATTATTGTGTACTTACAACACCCTTTAAAGAGCAATTAAAATGAGAATTATAATTCTATTAGTCATGTCTGTACTGGCATTAAACGCTTGCGGACAAAGCAATAAAAAAACTACACCTCAAAAAGCACAAAAAATGGAGCTCACAAAAATCTCAAACGAAAACGTAAAAAAGGCCATAGCAGCTTTACAAGCTAACGATAAAAGTGCTTGGTATAGCTATTTTACTAGCGATGCCATTTTTACTGATGATGGCAGAACACTATCCTTCAAATCTTTTTTTGACAATGCCTTTGACAAAAAAGAAAAGTTTTTAGATATAGACAAAGTAGCCAATGAAGGAAAAGACATATATGGCCAATTTGAGGCAGGACAATGGGGTACTTTCCGTGTGTTTTTCAAGTTCCATCAAAATGCCGAAGGAAAATTTAACCGATTAGATATTGGACAGGCAGCAAAATAAAGCAACACTATTCTTGTTTATTTTAGGCTAATTAAAATTGTATTTGTTTGCAACATGAATTACGGATTTCATACTATGCGGATGTTTGGTAAGCATCTGTAATTCATGTTGCGAACATCTTATATTTAATTTCAAATAGTTAATTCATTTTCTTTTTTTGCTATAATCGCTTCTTTAATAACGTAAGCAATTAATATAATTAGCATACCTATACCTACCTTCGAAAAACTAAATACATTATAAAAATCCAAACTTAGATCAATAAAATTATATCTCTTGTCATTTAGCACATCGGTGGTTTCCAAAAATCGAACTCCCATTATTTTTGAACTGATATAACCAAAAATAAAAGCGATAATTTCCTTACATATCATTAACCAACCAAAGCCCGCAATAAGTTTAAATGTGCTCTGCTCAAAAATCTTATCCACCATATATCTATTAAGCAGCTTAATTAAGAGCCAAAAGAATAAAATGGTAAACAATAAATCTAGTTGCTCTGACAAACCAAAAAAGAACGAATATTTCTTATTGGTAGAACTTACATAAGCTTCAACGGGTTCACTTATTGTAAAACTATTAAAAACCGTAACCTCTTCATTTTCAAAAGAGCTTATACTACTGGCAGTTACCGCTGTTATTGTCCTGTTCTTACTTTCCTCACGCCGCTTATTTGAAAAAGAAAGATCTTCAAATTCATTATGAATACGTCTTTGACCATCCTCGTAGCTAATTACCGTATCTGGAATGCTTAACCGCAGCTTCGTTTTTAGTTTATAGCCTTTTTGAGTAGAACCGAAGGTAAAATCGCCATAAGTTGCATAGGTTTTCATCTTAAACAAGCTTGCCGAGATATTTACTAAAAGGGTAATTACTAAGAGTACAAAACCCAGCAGCAAAAATGATCTAAGCACTCTAGCCACCCAATAGTATCTTACTTTTTTCATCTAATTTGTTTTTGTAAGGTTATTAAAATTTATTTTGTGTTGATTTTTATTTACTAACTGCCTATATTTTTACACACCTGCATTCGTCTGTTGTCAGCACTTCCAAAACTCTTGTCAGCTAAAAGTTTGATTTTAGTGCAAATGCAACAAAAATTCGTTTACAAAACTAGATATTTATTTTTATTTAGCAACATATATTTATTGAAATTCAATAAATATTAAATTCTAATCAAAAAACATAAAGTATAGACACACCATAAACTTGGAATGATTTTTGCTACAAACAAATCGTTCAAAAATACATGACAAAACATAACATTTTCAGTAATTTAAGTTTCTATTCCGCATAAAAAACGTATTTTTGCAGAATCGAAAAATCCAACGAGGACCAATACATATAAATGAGACAACTCAAAATAACCCAATCCATCACCAATCGCGAAAGTCAATCGCTAGACAAGTAATACTTACACGAGATTGGAAAAGTAGATTTAATCGCCGCTGAAGAAGAAGTAATTTTAGCTCGTAAAATACGTGAGGGAGATCAAGCCGCTCTTGAAAGATTAACAAAAACCAATTTACGTTTCGTGGTTTCGGTAGCTAAACAATACCAAAACCAAGGTTTAACGCTCGGAGATTTAATTAATGAGGGAAACTTAGGCTTGATTAAGGCAGCCAAACGTTTTGATGAAACTAAAGGTTTTAAGTTCATTTCTTATGCGGTATGGTGGATTCGTCAGTCTATTTTACAAGCTATTGCAGAGCAAAGCCGTATTGTACGTTTGCCTTTAAACCAAGTAGGTTCGTTAAGCAAAATTAGTAAAGCGTTCTCTAAATTGGAGCAAGAATACGAGCGTGAACCTTCTCCAGAGGAATTAGCTGACATTTTAGAAACTACGGTAGATAAAATCTCTGATACTTTGAGTAACTCTGGTCGTCACGTATCTATGGATGCTCCATTTGTGCAGGGAGAGGAAAATACATTATTAGATGTATTAGAAAATCACGAGCCTAATACCGACAGCAACTTAATTAACGAGTCGCTTTCTGAGGAGATTAA from Pedobacter sp. SL55 includes these protein-coding regions:
- a CDS encoding DUF2975 domain-containing protein; translation: MKKVRYYWVARVLRSFLLLGFVLLVITLLVNISASLFKMKTYATYGDFTFGSTQKGYKLKTKLRLSIPDTVISYEDGQRRIHNEFEDLSFSNKRREESKNRTITAVTASSISSFENEEVTVFNSFTISEPVEAYVSSTNKKYSFFFGLSEQLDLLFTILFFWLLIKLLNRYMVDKIFEQSTFKLIAGFGWLMICKEIIAFIFGYISSKIMGVRFLETTDVLNDKRYNFIDLSLDFYNVFSFSKVGIGMLIILIAYVIKEAIIAKKENELTI
- a CDS encoding helix-turn-helix domain-containing protein, translated to MTAPSIKRSKQLTQNYFQFLDKHIMEVAVGKATSFMEINQIASELFVSHKHLTDTVQQETGNHPCHFYDLKIIEQAKQMLTNTNQSISEIARLLTYDPSNFLKFFKKMEGKTPGQFRNESRK
- a CDS encoding SDR family oxidoreductase; its protein translation is MSRNDVNGKVVLIAGGGKNLGALLSKDFAAKGAKLAIHYNSESSKAESEKTLAEVKAMGAEAFLFQADLTKVDNIAKLFDETIAKFGGVDIAINTVGMVLKKPFTETTEAEYDVMFGVNSKSAYFFLQEAGKKINDNGKICTIVTSLLAAYTGLYSTYAGAKAPVEHFTRAASKEFGARGISVTAVAPGPMDTPFFYGQESEDAVAYHKSASALGGLTDIKDIAPLVEFLVTEGWWITGQTIFANGGYTTR
- a CDS encoding diphthine--ammonia ligase yields the protein MNIALSVFNWSGGKDSCLALHHILQNQLFDIKYLLTTVSQAYNRVSMHGVRESLLVKQANSLGLPLYQVKLPELPDMATYELEMNKHLTLLKAQGITHAIFGDLFLADLKAYRESKLAEIGLTAEFPLWKRDTTAVLKEFISLGYKTIVVCAQQGLENFCGRIIDEHFIDELPAGIDPCGENGEFHTFVFDGPLFKKPINFTLGEKIFKTFAAPNGETEQGYWYIDLIDDEATAK
- a CDS encoding DoxX family protein, whose product is MAIKILNSILILVAVFMGLKQGWAMLSSKPEMLEMFSKWNFSKTAIMVNGAVTIIAALLILFPKTFVWGNFLMAAGILMIICLQLWHKDLKGAAIEIPFLLLNLIIVYLQHPLKSN